A genomic stretch from Candidatus Methanoperedens sp. includes:
- a CDS encoding heme lyase CcmF/NrfE family subunit, with the protein MELGETTLIIALLLTVYALAAHIIGIWKKKNELIDSGRIAIIGVAVLTTIASIWLFNLFINRNFQYEYVAMYSSLDLPMLYTISAFWAGADGSLLLWAWLISIYIAMIAVRGKSYDNLMKHAMVIILVTLSYFFYMLLTVSRPFRMLDFLPVDGNGLNPILQDPGMFFHPPTLFWGYAGVLIPFALMIAGIYLSDDTWTYRARRWALWAWLGLALGNMFGSWWAYTVLNWGGFWGWDPVENASFLPWLTMTAFYHSTMIQERKGGMKFWNILLILFTWELTVYGTLLTRSGIIASVHTFGQSVTAPYYINYMIVVLAASLALVAWKYNTIKSKKVLESLVSREASFLYNNWIFMASTVSVLWGTSYPLLSEAFRGYKVMVGPGFYNQVNVPLGIALLFLMGICPLIAWRKASVSHLERNFTKPLAAAVITMIIAFAIGIRDFYAQVAVAGSILVISTHLLDMSRIVNKQKKLDDAGTLKNIYRAFMNSRRTFGGYMCHIGILMIIVAAAGAVVYAQDQTFNMRIGGTYTVGDYDFKLTNIDQYPENNREVQAAYFDVYKNGGRILTKATALMYYYPKQQNTNVKPMAYTVGIDDLYFSAQAITADSATVKLKVMPLMFLMWLGGFHVLILGIVISLSTVVPIRRKMTSDDININQNIKKITTESLHDI; encoded by the coding sequence ATGGAATTAGGTGAAACAACATTAATTATCGCACTGTTATTGACCGTATATGCACTCGCTGCGCATATAATCGGGATATGGAAAAAGAAAAACGAACTTATCGACAGCGGCAGGATCGCTATAATCGGTGTCGCTGTGCTGACCACTATTGCTTCCATCTGGCTTTTTAATCTATTTATTAACCGCAACTTCCAGTATGAGTATGTGGCAATGTACAGCAGTCTTGACCTGCCCATGCTATATACGATATCCGCTTTCTGGGCAGGAGCTGACGGTTCATTATTGCTCTGGGCCTGGCTCATTTCGATCTATATTGCCATGATAGCAGTGCGGGGAAAATCCTATGATAACCTGATGAAACATGCAATGGTCATTATTCTTGTTACTCTCTCTTATTTCTTCTATATGTTACTTACAGTATCCCGTCCATTCAGGATGCTTGATTTCTTGCCGGTAGACGGCAACGGGTTAAATCCGATACTCCAGGATCCCGGAATGTTTTTCCATCCTCCAACACTTTTCTGGGGTTACGCCGGGGTATTGATCCCATTCGCCCTGATGATCGCCGGTATCTATCTTTCAGATGATACATGGACATATCGCGCACGCCGCTGGGCGCTCTGGGCCTGGCTCGGACTGGCTCTTGGCAACATGTTCGGGAGCTGGTGGGCATACACAGTGCTCAACTGGGGCGGCTTCTGGGGCTGGGATCCTGTTGAGAACGCTTCGTTCCTTCCCTGGCTAACAATGACTGCATTCTATCACAGCACTATGATACAGGAACGTAAGGGCGGGATGAAGTTCTGGAATATCCTTCTCATCCTTTTCACATGGGAACTCACAGTATACGGAACGCTACTCACCCGGAGCGGTATAATCGCTTCTGTCCATACTTTCGGGCAGTCTGTGACAGCTCCTTATTATATCAACTACATGATCGTAGTACTTGCAGCCTCCCTGGCTCTCGTTGCATGGAAATACAATACGATAAAAAGCAAGAAAGTCCTGGAATCTCTTGTATCCCGTGAAGCAAGTTTTCTATATAATAACTGGATATTCATGGCCTCTACCGTATCAGTGTTGTGGGGAACCTCATATCCTCTCCTGTCTGAAGCATTCCGCGGCTATAAAGTGATGGTTGGCCCGGGTTTCTACAACCAGGTGAATGTACCTCTTGGCATAGCACTTCTATTCCTGATGGGTATATGTCCTCTTATAGCATGGAGGAAGGCATCTGTTTCCCATCTTGAGCGAAACTTTACAAAGCCTCTTGCAGCAGCTGTTATTACAATGATAATTGCTTTTGCCATCGGGATACGGGATTTCTATGCTCAGGTCGCGGTTGCAGGCTCTATACTTGTCATATCAACCCATCTTCTGGATATGTCCAGGATCGTGAACAAACAGAAAAAGCTCGATGATGCAGGAACTTTAAAGAATATTTACAGGGCATTCATGAACAGCCGCCGCACCTTTGGAGGCTACATGTGTCATATTGGAATCCTTATGATAATTGTGGCAGCCGCAGGTGCGGTAGTGTATGCACAGGATCAGACATTTAACATGAGGATTGGCGGCACGTATACCGTGGGCGATTATGATTTCAAGCTCACAAATATCGACCAGTATCCAGAAAACAACAGGGAGGTGCAGGCTGCATATTTTGATGTGTATAAGAACGGCGGGAGAATTTTGACAAAAGCCACGGCGCTCATGTATTACTATCCAAAGCAACAAAACACCAATGTCAAACCCATGGCTTACACAGTGGGCATCGATGACCTTTATTTCTCAGCCCAGGCCATAACAGCTGACAGCGCCACTGTTAAGCTCAAAGTGATGCCATTGATGTTCCTGATGTGGCTGGGCGGATTCCATGTGCTTATACTGGGGATAGTGATAAGCCTGTCAACAGTTGTGCCGATAAGGCGAAAAATGACATCTGATGATATAAATATAAATCAAAACATTAAAAAAATAACGACGGAGAGTTTACATGATATATAA
- a CDS encoding cytochrome c maturation protein CcmE: MKDMNRKQRNMLGVGIVVILILFLGVQSFSNALSFYYEVDEFVQKADTLDGKIVNVNGTILKGSTVWVPEKALLTFKLGDKNSSITVVSNQGMPGNYKEGIPAVVTGIFINGTFEATQVVTKCPSKYGGDLDHGDHNET; this comes from the coding sequence ATGAAAGATATGAACAGAAAACAAAGAAACATGCTCGGTGTCGGGATAGTAGTTATACTTATATTATTTCTTGGAGTGCAAAGTTTCAGTAACGCGCTCTCATTTTACTATGAAGTGGATGAATTTGTTCAGAAAGCTGATACATTGGACGGTAAAATCGTAAATGTTAATGGCACTATACTTAAAGGCTCGACGGTCTGGGTGCCGGAAAAAGCCTTACTGACATTTAAACTTGGGGATAAAAACTCTTCAATCACTGTCGTATCAAACCAGGGAATGCCGGGAAATTATAAAGAAGGGATCCCGGCAGTTGTTACCGGGATTTTCATAAATGGTACTTTCGAGGCAACCCAGGTTGTTACAAAATGTCCCTCTAAATATGGCGGTGATCTTGATCACGGAGATCATAACGAAACATAG